The following proteins come from a genomic window of Methanosarcina sp. MTP4:
- the guaA gene encoding glutamine-hydrolyzing GMP synthase produces the protein MVKTEKFIPKAIDRIKNEIEGRAIIALSGGVDSSVCAELAYRAIGEKLHPIYIDTGLMRKGETERIAHIFSHMNLHIVFAKDRFLGALKGITDPEEKRKAIGETFIRVFEEEAKELQAEYLIQGTIYPDRIESEGGIKSHHNVGGLPSVVDFKKIVEPIDDLYKDEVREVAWALEMPEEICERMPFPGPGLAVRVLGEVTEEKLEATREANAIVEEELLDRFCPWQTYAALIGKGTGVKGDIRAYGWIMAVRAVGSRDGMTAEALELPWDVLRHIQSRITSEIPSVVRVVYDITPKPPATIEFE, from the coding sequence ATGGTAAAAACCGAGAAATTCATTCCAAAGGCAATTGATAGGATTAAAAACGAAATCGAGGGGAGGGCGATAATTGCCCTTTCCGGCGGCGTGGACAGTTCGGTCTGTGCGGAGCTGGCTTACAGGGCAATCGGGGAGAAGCTGCACCCCATCTATATAGATACCGGGCTCATGAGGAAGGGGGAGACCGAAAGGATCGCCCACATATTTTCCCACATGAACCTGCACATCGTGTTTGCGAAGGACAGGTTCCTGGGAGCTCTCAAGGGGATCACAGACCCCGAAGAGAAAAGAAAAGCAATCGGAGAGACCTTTATCCGGGTCTTCGAAGAGGAAGCAAAGGAACTGCAGGCTGAGTACCTGATCCAGGGCACCATCTACCCGGACAGGATCGAGTCCGAGGGCGGGATCAAGTCCCACCACAACGTGGGTGGACTGCCTTCAGTAGTCGATTTCAAGAAAATTGTGGAGCCTATTGACGACCTTTACAAGGACGAGGTAAGGGAAGTTGCCTGGGCGCTTGAAATGCCAGAGGAAATCTGCGAGAGGATGCCTTTCCCGGGTCCGGGACTGGCTGTGCGCGTGCTCGGGGAAGTTACCGAAGAGAAGCTCGAAGCTACCCGTGAGGCAAACGCCATTGTAGAAGAAGAACTTCTGGACCGGTTCTGCCCCTGGCAGACCTATGCCGCATTGATCGGTAAAGGGACCGGGGTCAAGGGCGACATCCGGGCCTACGGCTGGATCATGGCAGTCAGGGCTGTCGGGTCCCGGGACGGGATGACCGCAGAAGCGCTGGAACTGCCCTGGGACGTCCTGAGGCACATCCAGTCCAGGATCACCTCCGAGATCCCGAGCGTGGTCAGGGTGGTCTACGACATCACGCCAAAACCTCCTGCGACCATTGAGTTCGAATAA
- the gatB gene encoding Asp-tRNA(Asn)/Glu-tRNA(Gln) amidotransferase subunit GatB: MVYENPDGVKIGLEIHVQLNKLNTKMFCGCSTDYHDAEPNTHTCPVCLGLPGALPVLNREVVKAAIKVGLALEGEIAEETQFHRKNYFYPDLPRGFQTTQYDYPIVSTGKVVIEGEDGEHEVGIWRAHMEDDPGKLVHIGSIEKSKGVLIDYNRSGMPLIETVTAPDMRTPKEARRFLDKFRNILEYLDVFDGNLEGAMRMDANVSVYGGTRVEVKNISSHKGVEKALLYEIMRQKNVIRRGGEITQETRHFDEARGVTIGMRTKEEAEDYRYFREPDLMPMKVSDWIPGIKETLPELPDAKRSRFIEQYGIADMHAKALTSKIMLADFYEGVCKEATDPKQASTWIADVLLGELNYRDLVIASYDGSAIGCFNDKDHSITNSAKVSDMVELVALFTDGKISDRAAVEVIRTILDSEEEKTPTEIVEEKGLFKAEDDLVTKAVSEAIAENEAAVQDYLGGAEKSLNFLVGQVMKKTKGTADAKTAREMLVKELKG, encoded by the coding sequence ATGGTTTACGAGAACCCTGACGGCGTGAAAATCGGGCTTGAAATCCACGTCCAGCTCAACAAGCTCAATACCAAGATGTTTTGCGGCTGTTCGACCGACTATCACGATGCGGAACCCAACACTCACACCTGTCCGGTCTGCCTGGGCCTGCCCGGAGCCCTGCCGGTCCTGAACAGGGAAGTTGTGAAGGCTGCAATCAAGGTAGGGCTTGCCCTTGAGGGGGAAATTGCGGAGGAGACGCAGTTTCACAGGAAGAACTATTTCTATCCTGACCTGCCCAGAGGCTTCCAGACTACCCAGTACGACTACCCGATCGTGAGCACCGGGAAGGTAGTGATCGAGGGCGAAGACGGAGAACATGAGGTAGGGATCTGGAGAGCCCACATGGAAGACGACCCCGGAAAGCTGGTACATATAGGGAGCATCGAAAAGTCCAAAGGGGTACTGATCGACTACAACCGGTCCGGAATGCCCCTGATCGAGACCGTTACAGCCCCTGACATGAGGACCCCCAAGGAAGCCCGGAGGTTCCTGGACAAGTTCCGGAACATCCTCGAGTACCTGGACGTCTTCGACGGCAACCTGGAAGGAGCCATGAGGATGGACGCAAACGTCTCGGTCTACGGCGGCACCCGTGTAGAGGTCAAGAACATTTCCTCCCATAAAGGCGTGGAAAAAGCCCTCCTCTATGAGATCATGCGCCAGAAGAACGTGATCCGCCGCGGAGGCGAGATCACGCAGGAGACCCGCCACTTCGACGAAGCCCGGGGTGTGACCATAGGAATGAGGACAAAAGAAGAAGCAGAAGACTACCGCTACTTCAGGGAACCCGACCTCATGCCGATGAAAGTGTCCGACTGGATCCCGGGGATCAAAGAGACCCTCCCGGAACTTCCCGACGCCAAACGCTCCCGCTTCATTGAGCAGTACGGCATAGCGGACATGCACGCAAAAGCCTTGACTTCCAAGATCATGCTTGCCGACTTCTATGAAGGCGTCTGTAAAGAAGCTACAGACCCCAAACAGGCATCTACCTGGATCGCCGACGTCCTCCTGGGCGAATTAAACTACCGTGACCTTGTAATCGCCTCATACGACGGCAGCGCCATCGGATGCTTCAACGACAAGGACCACAGCATAACAAACTCGGCAAAGGTAAGCGACATGGTCGAACTGGTAGCCCTCTTCACTGACGGCAAGATCAGTGACAGGGCTGCAGTGGAAGTAATCCGGACAATCCTCGACTCCGAAGAAGAAAAGACTCCCACTGAAATCGTGGAAGAAAAGGGTCTCTTCAAAGCCGAAGATGACCTGGTAACAAAAGCCGTTTCCGAAGCAATCGCCGAAAACGAAGCCGCAGTCCAGGACTACCTCGGAGGCGCTGAAAAGTCCCTGAACTTCCTGGTCGGGCAGGTCATGAAAAAGACCAAGGGCACAGCAGACGCAAAGACCGCCCGCGAGATGCTCGTCAAGGAACTGAAAGGATAA
- a CDS encoding non-histone chromosomal MC1 family protein translates to MSNTRNFVLRDEAGNEHGVFTGKQPRQAALKAANRGAGTKKKPEIIRLRERGTKKVHVFKAWKDDVEAPKNRPDWMPEKISKPFVKKERIEKLE, encoded by the coding sequence ATGTCCAACACAAGAAATTTTGTTTTACGAGACGAAGCTGGCAATGAGCACGGAGTATTCACCGGAAAACAGCCTCGGCAGGCTGCTCTCAAGGCTGCGAACCGTGGGGCCGGCACAAAGAAGAAGCCGGAAATCATCCGCCTCAGGGAACGCGGGACAAAGAAGGTGCACGTTTTCAAGGCATGGAAGGACGACGTCGAAGCCCCCAAGAACAGGCCTGACTGGATGCCCGAGAAAATCAGCAAGCCCTTTGTCAAGAAAGAAAGGATTGAAAAGCTCGAGTAA
- a CDS encoding methanogenesis marker 14 protein — translation MALKPRIAESPQVRLLDLKSKPFFIVASVEVGNTTTKCILTATNMDTGRTHIINKVVKMTRDVRGPKPGEVVFGRTLTGVELTRESIAELVSNSLLESLDKANLDIKTDLNFVVRSTGVVAGFDSPDEVGEFVKALAEGCLLAGVPPKNMTPPMSTSNIPKKFQKYSKMEKVVFDGAVAGVLPPIGSTGVEIVANEMEGELATAGIKEAAKMTDVDFRNPCISIDFGTTLDGRITSPDLPYAKTVGNFCGYAGAIPDAIIRGSRVVDAKLGTALDVLKGEKPTSFLTLKMKGKVIQEYTKRINDLIIIEKVPEHRTRYGSVPVSSEGAKEVGVVLIGCDVGENGSDMGKLSAIGMEICKKYGVQVISAVIDEVMADVTCRLVKVAKDEGLVFEDSTIGITGRAGITGNKPKLILKCLDEMGIAPKVDERVVFVDDGLARGAAVMARCMNSLGTPQYPLGGRHGGKCILAQRVKLQNK, via the coding sequence ATGGCTCTGAAACCCAGAATTGCTGAATCCCCCCAGGTCCGTTTACTTGACCTGAAGTCAAAACCTTTCTTCATAGTGGCTTCCGTGGAAGTCGGAAACACCACCACTAAATGCATCCTGACCGCTACAAATATGGACACAGGCAGGACCCATATTATCAATAAAGTCGTGAAGATGACCAGGGACGTCCGGGGCCCGAAACCCGGAGAAGTGGTTTTTGGCAGGACGCTTACGGGCGTGGAACTGACCCGGGAGTCCATTGCGGAGCTTGTGAGCAACAGCCTGCTCGAGTCCCTGGATAAAGCCAACCTGGATATTAAGACTGACCTCAACTTTGTTGTCCGTTCCACAGGGGTTGTTGCGGGTTTTGATTCTCCGGATGAGGTCGGGGAATTCGTCAAAGCCCTTGCAGAGGGCTGTCTCCTTGCCGGCGTTCCCCCAAAAAACATGACTCCTCCGATGTCCACCTCAAATATCCCAAAAAAATTCCAGAAATACAGCAAGATGGAAAAGGTGGTTTTCGATGGGGCTGTTGCAGGAGTCCTGCCTCCAATAGGCTCCACAGGAGTTGAAATTGTTGCGAATGAAATGGAAGGAGAACTTGCAACGGCAGGGATCAAGGAAGCAGCCAAAATGACGGACGTGGATTTCAGGAATCCCTGTATCTCCATTGATTTCGGGACCACCCTGGACGGAAGGATAACAAGCCCCGACTTGCCCTATGCAAAGACCGTCGGGAACTTCTGTGGCTACGCGGGTGCAATCCCCGACGCCATCATTCGGGGTTCAAGGGTCGTGGACGCTAAACTGGGAACTGCGCTCGATGTTCTGAAAGGCGAAAAGCCTACCTCTTTCCTGACCCTGAAAATGAAGGGCAAGGTAATCCAGGAATACACAAAGAGAATTAACGACCTTATCATTATAGAAAAAGTTCCGGAACACAGGACGAGGTACGGAAGTGTGCCAGTGAGTTCCGAAGGGGCTAAAGAAGTGGGGGTCGTGCTCATCGGCTGTGATGTTGGAGAAAACGGGTCCGATATGGGCAAACTGAGCGCAATCGGCATGGAAATCTGCAAGAAATATGGGGTACAGGTTATCTCGGCTGTCATTGACGAGGTAATGGCGGATGTTACCTGCAGGCTGGTTAAAGTTGCAAAAGATGAAGGCCTGGTCTTTGAGGACAGCACCATCGGGATCACAGGCAGGGCCGGAATTACCGGGAACAAACCAAAACTGATCCTGAAATGCCTGGATGAAATGGGCATTGCCCCGAAAGTCGATGAGCGCGTTGTTTTCGTGGACGACGGGCTTGCCCGGGGTGCAGCTGTCATGGCCCGTTGCATGAATTCCCTTGGAACACCTCAGTATCCCCTTGGAGGCCGGCATGGAGGGAAGTGTATCCTTGCTCAGAGGGTCAAATTGCAAAATAAATAA
- the argB gene encoding acetylglutamate kinase, with product MSLKRENVLIEALPYMQEFYDSVMVIKVGGNAMVNVQVMEDIIKDIVLLRFVGIKPVIVHGGGPEITEKMTRMGKKAEFVEGLRITDDETLEIARMVLVGNINTKMISLIGKAGGKGIGLTGHDGRMILARKKAVQKVMVEGVETEVDIGWVGESEVINPEILRIVLEKGYIPVISPIAVDVAGNALNINADTVAGDIAAALSAKKLILMTDVSGLLRDMNDLESRISRITLDDVDPLIRKGIIRGGMIPKIKGAAVAVKSGVEKAHIINGSVSHSMLLELFTDGGVGTMIYGPGFEP from the coding sequence ATGTCACTGAAGCGAGAGAATGTGCTTATCGAGGCCCTGCCTTACATGCAGGAGTTCTATGACTCGGTCATGGTCATCAAGGTTGGTGGAAATGCCATGGTCAACGTCCAGGTCATGGAAGACATCATCAAGGATATCGTGCTCCTGCGTTTTGTGGGGATCAAGCCGGTGATCGTGCACGGGGGCGGCCCTGAGATCACGGAAAAGATGACGCGCATGGGGAAGAAAGCCGAATTTGTGGAAGGGCTCCGCATAACGGATGACGAGACCCTGGAAATCGCCCGCATGGTCCTGGTGGGCAACATCAACACGAAAATGATTTCCCTTATAGGGAAAGCCGGGGGCAAGGGTATAGGTTTAACGGGCCACGACGGGAGAATGATTCTCGCCCGCAAGAAAGCCGTTCAGAAGGTCATGGTTGAAGGCGTGGAAACCGAGGTTGATATCGGCTGGGTGGGGGAGAGCGAGGTCATCAATCCCGAAATCCTCCGGATTGTGCTTGAAAAGGGCTATATCCCCGTAATCTCCCCGATTGCCGTGGACGTGGCAGGCAATGCCCTGAACATCAACGCCGATACTGTTGCAGGAGACATTGCCGCAGCTCTCAGTGCCAAAAAACTCATCCTCATGACCGACGTCTCCGGGCTCCTCAGGGACATGAACGATCTCGAAAGCCGTATCTCCCGCATCACGCTGGATGATGTCGATCCCCTTATCAGGAAAGGAATAATCCGGGGGGGCATGATTCCGAAAATCAAAGGAGCGGCCGTGGCCGTAAAAAGCGGGGTCGAGAAGGCTCACATTATAAACGGTAGCGTTTCTCATTCCATGCTTCTCGAACTCTTCACCGACGGCGGAGTCGGGACAATGATCTATGGGCCTGGCTTTGAGCCATGA
- the mptA gene encoding GTP cyclohydrolase MptA → MENCIFNLPDVQASKPSVPINLTRVGVTNVKKLVEIKRRDKRPIVLISTFDVFVDLPSDRKGANLSRNFEAVDEVLENILSMPVYEIEKLCSDIAHNLLGRHEYANQAEVRMTSEYMVRRASPATGMKCQEVVNIFAEASAVRGSGDDDYFDVKKLIGTEVVGMTACPCAQEIMRDKAANELADLGVEEETIIKFLEKVPMATHNQRGRGTISIKVAHDFDVSLENLIEIIEHSMSSSVFEVLKRADEKAVVETAHKNPKFVEDCVRTMADNIVKQFPNLPDDAVITIKQVNEESIHRHNAFAERVALLGELKKEINDN, encoded by the coding sequence ATGGAAAATTGTATTTTCAACCTCCCCGACGTCCAGGCCAGCAAACCGAGCGTGCCGATTAACCTCACGAGGGTAGGGGTTACAAACGTAAAAAAACTCGTTGAAATAAAAAGAAGAGACAAACGTCCCATCGTACTGATTTCAACCTTTGACGTCTTTGTTGACCTGCCTTCTGACAGGAAGGGAGCTAACCTCTCACGCAATTTCGAAGCCGTTGACGAGGTGCTGGAGAATATACTCAGCATGCCCGTGTACGAGATTGAGAAACTCTGCAGCGATATCGCACACAACCTTTTAGGCCGCCACGAATATGCCAACCAGGCAGAAGTCAGGATGACAAGCGAATACATGGTCAGGCGTGCTTCCCCGGCCACAGGCATGAAATGCCAGGAAGTCGTGAACATTTTTGCCGAAGCTTCGGCTGTAAGAGGCAGCGGCGATGATGACTACTTTGATGTAAAGAAACTCATAGGGACTGAAGTGGTAGGGATGACTGCCTGCCCCTGCGCCCAGGAAATCATGAGAGACAAGGCAGCAAACGAACTTGCCGACCTCGGAGTTGAAGAAGAGACTATCATCAAGTTCCTGGAAAAGGTTCCGATGGCCACTCACAACCAGCGTGGGAGGGGCACAATCTCGATAAAGGTGGCACACGATTTCGATGTGTCCCTGGAAAACCTCATCGAAATCATCGAGCACTCCATGAGTTCCAGCGTCTTTGAAGTCCTGAAGCGTGCCGATGAAAAAGCCGTCGTGGAAACCGCCCACAAAAACCCGAAATTCGTGGAAGACTGTGTAAGGACCATGGCAGACAACATTGTAAAACAGTTTCCCAACCTTCCCGACGACGCAGTGATCACCATTAAGCAAGTCAATGAGGAAAGCATCCACAGACACAATGCCTTTGCTGAAAGGGTTGCTCTCCTTGGAGAGCTCAAGAAAGAGATCAACGACAATTAA
- a CDS encoding DUF2098 domain-containing protein produces the protein MAEAEVITAVGRNNKPINVGNVVKYVNTDTISRVSEIKEDEQGVWVLLEATNLWYRDETLEVTHIELKEKKEEKELTAKEMEELIRRGKEDVAAFDLSKTTGGGAGG, from the coding sequence ATGGCTGAAGCTGAAGTCATCACGGCTGTTGGCCGAAACAATAAACCCATCAATGTGGGGAACGTTGTCAAATACGTCAACACTGATACAATAAGCCGCGTAAGCGAGATCAAAGAAGATGAACAGGGAGTCTGGGTACTGCTCGAGGCAACAAACCTCTGGTACAGGGATGAAACCCTGGAAGTCACGCACATTGAACTCAAGGAAAAGAAAGAAGAAAAGGAATTAACAGCCAAAGAAATGGAAGAACTGATCCGGAGAGGAAAGGAGGACGTGGCAGCTTTCGATCTTTCAAAAACGACCGGAGGAGGGGCAGGAGGCTAA
- a CDS encoding archaeosine biosynthesis radical SAM protein RaSEA — translation MSLNKAVLDIRQRIKVRPSPTNVPAASWTGSDLVNGVETKTLTMIFKTAGCRWGKAGGCTMCGYVYDCASEPPTLEDYKAQLEKAMKKAENFPELMIKIFTSGSFLDDKEVPLEARHIILEALAADPRVVKVLVETRPGFVSDENVQDCLDIMREKPFELAFGLETSSDRIRKDSINKGFSFRDFVRAAEIAKKHGVTVKTYLMLKPLFLSEKQAMEDILHSIDDAAPYSDTISINLCNVQKGTLVESLWEKGQYRPPWLWSIVEILKQAKAAHPELPMMSDPVGAGSKRGPHNCKICSRDVADEIREFSLTQDPADLEKVDCGCKELWKKVLEIEDFTYGTPILE, via the coding sequence ATGTCCCTGAATAAAGCAGTACTCGATATCCGGCAGCGGATAAAGGTCAGGCCTTCTCCAACAAACGTGCCGGCGGCAAGCTGGACAGGAAGCGACCTGGTAAACGGTGTAGAGACAAAGACCCTGACGATGATATTCAAGACCGCAGGATGCCGCTGGGGAAAAGCCGGAGGGTGCACCATGTGCGGCTATGTCTACGACTGCGCAAGCGAACCCCCTACCCTGGAAGACTATAAGGCCCAGCTTGAAAAAGCGATGAAAAAAGCCGAAAACTTTCCAGAGCTCATGATCAAGATCTTCACCTCAGGAAGTTTCCTGGATGACAAGGAAGTCCCCCTCGAAGCGCGGCACATAATCCTCGAAGCCCTGGCAGCTGACCCCCGTGTGGTCAAGGTGCTCGTGGAAACCCGCCCCGGCTTCGTAAGCGACGAAAACGTGCAGGACTGCCTCGACATTATGAGAGAAAAGCCCTTCGAACTTGCCTTTGGTCTTGAGACCAGTTCCGACAGGATCAGGAAAGACTCCATCAACAAAGGTTTCAGTTTCAGGGACTTCGTCCGCGCCGCCGAGATAGCAAAAAAGCACGGGGTAACCGTAAAAACCTACCTCATGCTAAAACCCCTCTTCCTCTCCGAAAAACAGGCCATGGAAGACATCCTCCACTCCATCGACGACGCAGCCCCCTATTCGGACACCATCTCCATCAACCTCTGTAACGTCCAGAAAGGAACTCTGGTCGAGTCCCTCTGGGAAAAAGGCCAGTATCGCCCCCCCTGGCTCTGGAGCATCGTAGAAATTCTGAAGCAGGCAAAAGCCGCCCACCCTGAGCTCCCCATGATGTCCGACCCCGTAGGCGCAGGCTCAAAACGTGGCCCTCACAACTGCAAAATATGCAGCAGAGATGTCGCAGACGAGATAAGGGAATTCTCCCTGACCCAGGACCCCGCAGACCTCGAAAAAGTCGACTGCGGATGCAAAGAGCTCTGGAAAAAAGTGCTCGAAATAGAGGACTTTACGTACGGGACGCCGATTTTAGAGTGA
- a CDS encoding Coenzyme F420 hydrogenase/dehydrogenase, beta subunit C-terminal domain, with protein sequence MPLDPICKKIVSDSTEYVSDYGGKPYYFCSPECKQKFEVLEKSVIRLKRNLSDKEKISFGKLKRDIIKPGICTLCGACAASCECITIEDGKPKLVGPCKACGVCYYQCPRTITTEEGLIGNIRYAYAAKSAIPELKGQDGGVVTSLLLYALDEGLIDCAVVTSQSKEEPWKPMPIVAKTREEILESGGSIYSHSMTLEALMSAIKQGMHSIAFVGTSCNIDAVTKMQKSSHGLLHLFMRAKVLKLGLFCMDTFSYEGIKAVLESYGLLLGDVDAMKIRKGKFEVFLKNGEAHTFELSEFDEYRSSSCKFCTDLTGENSDISFGGVGSPKGWTTVLARSAMGYEIFKEAVDSGYIEAKELTDNELEKVLNLAKMKKVQMYALHMREKA encoded by the coding sequence ATGCCACTTGATCCTATCTGCAAGAAAATTGTGTCAGACAGTACTGAATACGTTTCGGACTACGGGGGGAAACCGTACTATTTCTGCAGTCCCGAATGCAAGCAAAAATTCGAGGTGCTGGAAAAGAGTGTTATCCGGCTCAAACGAAACCTTAGCGACAAGGAAAAAATTTCCTTCGGAAAACTAAAGCGCGACATCATCAAACCGGGGATCTGCACCCTTTGCGGAGCCTGCGCCGCAAGCTGCGAGTGCATCACCATCGAAGACGGGAAACCAAAACTTGTAGGCCCCTGCAAAGCCTGCGGGGTCTGTTACTACCAGTGCCCGCGGACTATCACCACAGAAGAGGGGCTTATCGGGAACATCCGCTATGCCTACGCCGCAAAATCTGCCATTCCCGAATTAAAGGGCCAGGACGGCGGGGTAGTGACCTCCCTCCTCCTTTACGCCCTTGACGAAGGGCTCATTGACTGCGCCGTGGTCACCAGCCAGTCAAAGGAAGAACCCTGGAAACCCATGCCGATAGTTGCAAAAACCCGGGAAGAAATTCTGGAAAGCGGGGGCAGCATCTACTCTCATTCCATGACCCTGGAAGCTCTCATGAGCGCCATAAAACAGGGGATGCACAGCATCGCTTTCGTTGGCACGAGCTGCAACATCGATGCCGTAACGAAGATGCAGAAAAGTTCCCACGGCTTACTGCACCTTTTCATGCGGGCAAAAGTCCTTAAACTGGGGCTCTTTTGCATGGACACTTTCTCCTACGAAGGAATAAAAGCAGTGCTTGAGAGTTACGGGCTCTTGCTCGGAGACGTCGACGCCATGAAAATCAGGAAAGGAAAGTTCGAAGTCTTCCTCAAAAATGGGGAAGCCCACACCTTCGAACTCAGCGAATTCGACGAATACCGGAGCTCCTCCTGCAAATTCTGCACGGACCTTACCGGAGAAAACTCGGACATCTCCTTTGGCGGCGTCGGAAGCCCCAAAGGCTGGACCACAGTCCTCGCGAGATCAGCCATGGGCTACGAAATCTTCAAGGAAGCCGTTGACAGCGGATACATCGAAGCAAAAGAGTTGACCGACAACGAACTCGAAAAAGTTCTCAACCTCGCCAAAATGAAGAAGGTCCAGATGTACGCCCTGCACATGAGGGAGAAAGCGTGA
- the gatA gene encoding Asp-tRNA(Asn)/Glu-tRNA(Gln) amidotransferase subunit GatA, protein MAEVKWMSVAQVKEQIRDSSAEEVTARYLETIEKSKLNGYVAVSEKAVEQAKEIDSKGHQGPLAGVPIAIKDNISVQGMQNCCGSKILEGYVPPFNAHVIEKLQAAGAVILGKTNMDEFAMGSSTETSHYGPTLNPWDLERVPGGSSGGSAAVVAGGEAPFALGSDTGGSVRCPAAFCGIVGLKPTYGSVSRYGVVAYANSLEQVGPLANNVSDIAALMDVIGGYDSRDSTSIDRKIPYQEALKDDIKGLKIGIPKEFFGEGINPDVEKAVWDSIHRCEDLGASWEEVSMPNIPYALASYYIIAMSEASSNLARFDGTRYGYREKGENWHSMISKTRAEGFGVEAKRRIFLGTYALSAGYHDKYYLKALKVRTLIKQDFDKALSKTDVLMAPTMPNPAFKIGEKIEDPLTLYLSDVNTCPINLAGVPSISVPCGFTDGLPIGLQVIGKPFDEVSILQAAYAFEQNTDHHTKRPPEVA, encoded by the coding sequence ATGGCAGAAGTAAAATGGATGAGTGTTGCTCAAGTAAAGGAGCAGATTCGGGACAGTTCAGCCGAAGAAGTCACTGCCCGCTACCTCGAAACCATCGAAAAGAGCAAACTCAACGGCTATGTCGCGGTCTCGGAAAAGGCAGTTGAACAGGCAAAGGAAATCGATTCCAAAGGGCATCAGGGACCCCTTGCAGGAGTACCAATCGCGATCAAGGACAACATTTCCGTGCAGGGCATGCAAAACTGCTGCGGCTCAAAAATCCTTGAAGGGTATGTCCCCCCATTCAACGCCCACGTGATAGAAAAACTCCAGGCAGCGGGAGCCGTGATCCTCGGGAAGACGAACATGGACGAGTTTGCCATGGGCTCTTCCACGGAAACCAGCCACTACGGGCCCACCCTGAACCCCTGGGACCTCGAAAGAGTACCCGGTGGGTCTTCAGGAGGAAGCGCCGCAGTCGTTGCAGGCGGAGAAGCTCCTTTTGCCCTCGGGTCGGACACCGGAGGGTCGGTACGCTGCCCTGCAGCTTTCTGCGGGATCGTGGGGCTAAAACCCACATACGGGTCCGTTTCCAGGTATGGGGTAGTTGCCTACGCAAACTCCCTGGAACAGGTAGGCCCCCTTGCCAACAACGTAAGCGACATCGCAGCCCTGATGGACGTGATAGGAGGGTATGACAGCAGGGACTCAACATCGATCGACAGGAAGATCCCCTACCAGGAAGCCCTGAAAGATGATATCAAAGGGCTGAAAATCGGGATCCCGAAAGAATTCTTCGGAGAAGGAATAAACCCTGACGTTGAAAAGGCGGTGTGGGATTCGATCCACCGCTGCGAGGACCTGGGTGCCTCCTGGGAAGAAGTCTCGATGCCAAACATCCCCTACGCCCTTGCCTCTTACTACATCATTGCAATGAGCGAAGCATCCTCCAACCTTGCCCGCTTTGACGGGACCCGTTACGGATACCGGGAAAAAGGAGAGAACTGGCACTCCATGATTTCCAAAACCAGAGCAGAAGGATTCGGGGTTGAGGCAAAGCGCAGGATATTCCTTGGGACCTATGCCCTTTCCGCAGGGTACCACGACAAGTACTACCTCAAAGCCCTAAAGGTCAGGACCCTGATAAAGCAGGACTTTGATAAGGCACTTTCAAAGACGGACGTCCTTATGGCCCCCACCATGCCGAACCCTGCTTTCAAGATCGGGGAAAAGATCGAAGACCCGCTAACCCTTTACCTCTCGGACGTCAACACCTGTCCCATCAACCTGGCAGGCGTACCCTCGATTTCCGTGCCCTGTGGCTTTACCGACGGGCTGCCAATTGGACTTCAGGTAATAGGAAAGCCCTTTGACGAAGTTAGCATACTTCAGGCTGCCTATGCCTTTGAACAGAATACCGATCATCATACAAAGAGACCTCCGGAGGTGGCATAA
- the gatC gene encoding Asp-tRNA(Asn)/Glu-tRNA(Gln) amidotransferase subunit GatC: MITKEDVEHIGWLARIEISEQETTEYMEKLNSVLAYFGQLDELPTEDVPPTYHVAEVFNVFREDVVKESLPQEEVLANTEHKQDGAFKSPKIV; the protein is encoded by the coding sequence ATGATCACAAAAGAAGATGTAGAACACATCGGCTGGCTTGCCCGTATTGAGATTAGCGAGCAGGAAACCACCGAATATATGGAAAAACTTAACTCAGTACTGGCTTATTTCGGGCAGCTGGACGAACTGCCGACAGAAGATGTACCCCCCACCTACCACGTGGCTGAGGTCTTCAACGTGTTCAGGGAGGACGTGGTCAAGGAATCCCTCCCGCAGGAAGAAGTGCTTGCAAACACCGAACACAAGCAAGATGGGGCTTTCAAGAGCCCGAAGATCGTGTGA